In Rouxiella sp. WC2420, the following proteins share a genomic window:
- a CDS encoding iron-containing alcohol dehydrogenase encodes MNINSSLLSGYQTLNDIGYLLCGKRNVLLVTDKNIVGIPAVQALIRQIASKVALLQIVDNVPPEPTHHDVASTLASVQTQDIDLVVGVGGGSVLDVAKLLSVLCKQGALSLDALLAGEKPLHRTASLLIPTTAGTGSEATPNAILAIPEKQTKIGIISPVMIPDYVILAPELTTSMPAHIASSTGIDALCHLIECFTATIANPVSDNYALIGLKKLFTSLETTLNEPENLAARLDMLWASYYGGAAIAHSGTHLVHAMSYPLGGKYHIPHGVANAILLAPCMAFVRPAAVTKFAQAYDLLPDANRQLDQQQKSLALVEYFSALVKRLKLPASLEELGIGSDHLPSLVNAALDVQRLMKNVPMPVSAEDVRNVYLTLFPKENITRGIAK; translated from the coding sequence ATGAACATAAATAGCAGCCTGTTAAGCGGTTATCAGACACTTAACGACATTGGTTATCTGCTCTGCGGCAAGCGGAATGTCCTGTTAGTCACAGACAAGAATATTGTGGGCATACCCGCTGTTCAGGCATTAATCCGCCAGATCGCGAGCAAAGTCGCTTTGCTGCAAATCGTGGATAACGTTCCACCGGAACCGACTCATCATGACGTTGCATCAACGTTGGCTTCTGTACAAACTCAGGACATTGACCTGGTGGTCGGCGTTGGTGGCGGCAGTGTATTAGATGTTGCCAAGTTGCTGTCGGTACTCTGTAAACAAGGGGCGCTGTCTCTGGATGCGCTGCTGGCAGGCGAAAAGCCACTCCATCGCACTGCGTCACTGCTAATTCCCACCACCGCAGGCACCGGATCTGAAGCTACGCCGAATGCCATTCTGGCCATCCCGGAGAAGCAAACCAAGATTGGCATTATTTCTCCGGTGATGATCCCTGATTACGTCATCCTGGCACCCGAATTGACCACCAGCATGCCCGCCCACATAGCATCATCGACAGGCATTGATGCTTTATGTCACCTGATTGAGTGTTTTACCGCGACGATTGCCAACCCGGTGAGTGACAACTATGCGCTGATTGGCTTGAAAAAACTGTTTACCAGCCTCGAAACGACGCTAAATGAGCCTGAAAATCTGGCGGCACGACTCGATATGCTGTGGGCCTCTTACTATGGCGGAGCCGCGATTGCCCATTCCGGCACCCATTTGGTGCATGCGATGTCATATCCGCTCGGTGGCAAATATCACATTCCTCACGGTGTAGCGAACGCCATCCTGCTGGCTCCTTGCATGGCTTTTGTTCGCCCTGCCGCGGTGACTAAGTTCGCTCAGGCCTATGACCTGCTTCCTGATGCCAATAGGCAACTTGATCAACAACAGAAGTCGCTGGCGCTGGTTGAGTATTTCTCCGCGCTGGTTAAACGTCTAAAACTGCCCGCAAGCCTCGAGGAACTGGGAATTGGTTCTGACCACCTACCGAGTCTGGTGAATGCCGCACTCGACGTTCAACGGCTAATGAAAAATGTACCGATGCCGGTTAGCGCAGAAGATGTTCGTAACGTTTATCTGACATTGTTTCCAAAAGAAAATATTACTCGGGGAATTGCAAAATGA
- a CDS encoding dihydrodipicolinate synthase family protein, with amino-acid sequence MSQEIKGVLTAIVTTFDKQGDYSERAMRTQIRRQLAAGNGIFCGGTNGEFFVLNEREKLAVTQTCVDEVAGKAPVVAHIGEISTRETLRLGKQIAKLGVDAVSVITPYFVPLKQEELIWHYQTIADGLDVPLFLYNIPARTGNTLQPETVRTLASHPNIIGIKDSAGSYESLGGFLKAAEGISNFNVLNGPDSLIHQGFVDGCSACISGLANVAPNEINAIWAKFSDGDVTGSRLAQENVTGLRTELYSVGFSPATVKKALVLMGHDVGESRYAVQFSEHEEQQIRQIVNQYTQ; translated from the coding sequence ATGAGCCAAGAAATTAAAGGCGTTTTAACCGCCATTGTCACTACTTTTGATAAGCAGGGTGACTATTCAGAGCGCGCCATGCGCACGCAAATTCGTCGTCAACTGGCAGCAGGAAATGGCATTTTTTGTGGCGGCACCAATGGCGAGTTTTTCGTGCTCAATGAACGAGAAAAGCTGGCCGTGACCCAAACCTGTGTTGACGAAGTGGCCGGTAAAGCGCCAGTCGTCGCCCATATAGGAGAGATTTCTACCCGTGAAACGCTGCGTCTGGGCAAGCAAATTGCCAAATTGGGCGTGGATGCGGTTTCGGTGATTACCCCCTATTTTGTGCCGCTGAAACAGGAAGAACTGATTTGGCATTATCAGACGATTGCCGATGGTCTTGATGTTCCGCTGTTTCTTTATAACATCCCGGCACGAACCGGTAACACGTTACAGCCAGAAACCGTGCGCACACTCGCATCGCATCCAAACATTATCGGCATTAAAGACAGCGCTGGCAGCTACGAAAGCCTTGGCGGATTTCTCAAGGCGGCAGAAGGCATCAGCAACTTTAACGTGCTAAATGGCCCTGACTCCCTGATTCATCAAGGCTTTGTCGATGGCTGCTCAGCCTGTATTTCCGGTTTGGCCAACGTTGCTCCCAATGAAATCAATGCGATTTGGGCAAAATTTAGCGACGGAGATGTCACTGGTTCTCGTTTGGCACAGGAAAATGTCACCGGCCTGAGAACCGAGCTTTACAGCGTCGGATTTTCGCCAGCCACGGTTAAAAAAGCGCTGGTGCTGATGGGGCACGACGTGGGTGAAAGCCGCTATGCGGTGCAATTCAGCGAGCATGAAGAACAACAAATCCGCCAAATTGTTAACCAATACACGCAGTAA
- a CDS encoding phosphoglycerate dehydrogenase, with amino-acid sequence MKVICTSPSFAKYDAQLIATLREQGFELVMLAADASLDQLEPHLAETVAIIVAFTEVNEALLDLAPQLKIVCKHGVGVDNIDLKATQAREIYVTNVPDANKHAVADFAFSLILAGARQLPQAVAETRAGSWPRIFATDVYGKTLGIIGLGNIGKQVALRAKGFNMRVLAFDFYPDAKFAAENNVQFVSLDQLTEQSDFITLHTPLTDETRNLFDTARLKQMKKSAFLINVSRGGVVNESDLYDALANNVIAGAAADVFEQEPLSKHPLFTLGNFIPTSHIAGYTDGAISAIGERCVQQIIQCVKQKQRPQNVMNSL; translated from the coding sequence ATGAAAGTTATTTGTACCTCCCCCTCTTTCGCCAAATACGATGCACAACTGATCGCCACGCTGCGTGAACAAGGCTTCGAATTAGTTATGCTTGCCGCCGATGCATCGCTCGACCAGCTGGAGCCGCACCTCGCCGAAACGGTGGCAATTATTGTTGCCTTTACCGAGGTTAACGAGGCACTGCTAGACCTCGCTCCTCAGTTGAAAATTGTCTGCAAACACGGCGTTGGGGTAGACAACATCGACCTAAAGGCAACTCAGGCTCGTGAGATTTATGTGACCAATGTGCCTGATGCCAACAAGCATGCGGTAGCCGACTTTGCTTTTTCACTGATCCTGGCGGGAGCACGCCAGCTGCCACAGGCCGTGGCTGAAACCCGTGCGGGGTCATGGCCACGTATTTTTGCCACCGATGTTTATGGCAAAACGCTGGGCATTATTGGCTTGGGTAACATTGGCAAACAGGTCGCGCTGCGTGCCAAAGGCTTCAACATGCGCGTTCTGGCTTTCGACTTTTATCCCGATGCGAAATTTGCCGCCGAAAACAATGTGCAGTTTGTCAGCCTGGATCAACTCACCGAGCAAAGCGATTTCATCACCTTGCACACGCCGCTCACCGACGAAACCCGTAATCTGTTTGATACCGCGAGATTGAAACAGATGAAAAAGTCCGCCTTTTTAATCAACGTTTCGCGCGGTGGCGTGGTCAACGAATCTGACCTTTACGACGCCCTTGCAAACAATGTTATCGCAGGTGCGGCTGCCGATGTTTTCGAGCAGGAACCGCTGTCGAAACATCCTCTGTTCACTTTAGGCAATTTCATCCCTACTTCACACATCGCTGGCTATACCGATGGCGCTATCAGTGCCATTGGCGAACGTTGTGTACAGCAGATTATTCAGTGTGTGAAGCAAAAACAGCGTCCACAAAACGTGATGAACAGTTTGTAA
- a CDS encoding MFS transporter — translation MNKVTSRTRIRWWIASLMWFAIAINYIDRTVLSAAAPHLISELKLTPEMMGFIMAAFFWSYSLLQIPAGWFADRFGQKKGLGLAVAWWSIATSLMGVATGFTSLLLMRLALGIGEAAAYPSNAGITARWFPDRERATVSGLFDSASKFGGAVAMPLIVWMIYMFDWRLTFVIVGALGVLWVIAWYLIYADNPEDHKKISAQEVSLIRDGQLLRHGDKNVLPMKWYKLLRYRNIWAMCLGFFTINYTSYFFITWLPTYLVKEKGMGFLQMGMVAALPLICGMVIEVIAGWASDRMVHKKVLSLTATRKLFLIIGLLMALCIGFAPFTESVTMTVLLLCIAKSGTTVAASQVWALPGDVSPKNSVSIVAGLQNTVSNLGGAIGPIVTGAIVAATGSFNMALVLSAALVVLGIINYLFLMGKVEPIVEPPLRLTHHASAHRV, via the coding sequence ATGAATAAAGTGACAAGTCGTACCCGTATTCGCTGGTGGATCGCAAGCCTGATGTGGTTTGCGATCGCCATTAATTATATTGATCGCACCGTCCTTTCTGCGGCGGCCCCTCACCTCATTTCCGAGCTCAAGCTGACGCCCGAAATGATGGGCTTCATCATGGCGGCATTTTTCTGGTCTTACTCGCTGTTACAAATCCCGGCAGGTTGGTTTGCCGACCGATTCGGGCAGAAAAAAGGTCTGGGCCTGGCCGTGGCCTGGTGGTCAATAGCCACCTCATTGATGGGCGTGGCAACCGGGTTTACATCCTTGTTGCTTATGCGTCTGGCATTGGGCATCGGCGAAGCAGCTGCCTATCCCAGCAACGCCGGCATTACTGCACGCTGGTTTCCTGACCGCGAGCGTGCCACCGTTTCCGGCCTGTTTGACAGCGCATCAAAATTTGGCGGCGCAGTCGCTATGCCGCTGATTGTTTGGATGATTTATATGTTTGACTGGCGTCTGACGTTTGTAATTGTCGGCGCTCTTGGCGTGCTGTGGGTCATCGCCTGGTATCTAATTTATGCCGACAATCCAGAGGATCATAAAAAAATCAGTGCGCAGGAAGTCAGCCTTATTCGTGACGGGCAGCTACTCAGGCACGGCGATAAAAACGTGTTGCCGATGAAATGGTACAAGCTGCTGCGGTACCGCAATATCTGGGCCATGTGCCTGGGCTTTTTCACCATTAACTACACCTCCTATTTCTTCATCACCTGGCTGCCTACCTATCTGGTGAAAGAAAAAGGCATGGGTTTCCTGCAAATGGGCATGGTCGCCGCGCTTCCGCTTATCTGCGGCATGGTGATTGAAGTCATTGCAGGATGGGCATCGGATCGCATGGTGCACAAAAAAGTGCTCTCTCTCACCGCCACCCGCAAGCTTTTCCTGATCATTGGCTTGCTCATGGCCTTGTGCATCGGATTTGCGCCCTTTACCGAGTCGGTAACGATGACAGTACTGCTGCTTTGTATCGCCAAATCGGGTACCACCGTTGCCGCCTCTCAGGTATGGGCATTACCGGGCGACGTGTCGCCAAAAAACAGCGTTTCGATCGTGGCGGGACTGCAAAACACCGTATCCAATCTTGGCGGTGCCATTGGCCCAATAGTGACAGGCGCCATCGTAGCCGCGACAGGATCTTTCAATATGGCACTGGTGCTCTCGGCGGCACTGGTGGTCCTTGGCATCATTAACTATCTGTTCCTGATGGGTAAAGTCGAGCCAATAGTCGAACCACCGCTTCGTCTGACACACCATGCGTCAGCGCATCGAGTCTAA
- a CDS encoding MFS transporter — protein sequence MFINSSDHAVMAKTDEKTARGKMRYAILTVLSVGIAINYIDRAAMSVAIPFMSSDLHLSSTDSGLLLSAFFWSYVLFQLPGGWLVDKFGPRVTLAVSSLAWGLATALCGLSNSVSAFVGFRLLLGAVEAPSYPASSSTVTRWFPRQERSFAAATFNNGSKIGGTLAIPIISFLIAAFGWRMTFAISGCIAIVWAIGWYLWYRDPRHHKTVSAAEVVFIEANQDAETGAPMSIRTLLRQRTIQAMMFGFFCVNFVSYFFFTWFPTYLVETFHLSLLKFGLLGMLPGIAAIIGGWFGGLLSDHLVRRGVSLTVARKIPLVFGMLGSAVIGLAAFSPTVTLALSALCFANFAATCASAALWALPSDVAPNRANVATIGGIQNMAANMAGIISPILIGVLMQFTHSFVIPLVLAGVVGLLGAIAYGWWLPEVKPMQQPA from the coding sequence ATGTTTATCAACTCTTCAGACCATGCTGTGATGGCCAAAACTGACGAAAAAACCGCCAGGGGCAAAATGCGTTATGCGATTCTGACCGTGCTTTCAGTGGGCATCGCCATCAATTATATTGACCGCGCCGCCATGAGCGTAGCCATACCGTTTATGTCCAGCGATTTACATTTATCCAGCACTGACAGCGGTTTACTGCTCTCGGCCTTCTTCTGGAGTTATGTGTTGTTTCAACTGCCCGGCGGCTGGCTGGTTGATAAATTTGGTCCAAGGGTGACCCTCGCGGTTAGCAGCCTGGCCTGGGGCCTGGCCACCGCGCTGTGTGGTCTGTCGAACAGCGTATCGGCATTTGTGGGTTTTCGACTGCTGCTCGGCGCGGTAGAGGCTCCAAGTTATCCGGCAAGTTCATCAACGGTTACCCGCTGGTTCCCACGCCAGGAGCGCAGTTTCGCGGCCGCAACTTTCAATAACGGCAGCAAGATTGGCGGGACATTGGCAATTCCGATCATCTCATTTTTGATTGCTGCCTTTGGCTGGCGCATGACATTTGCGATTTCAGGATGTATTGCCATTGTCTGGGCGATCGGTTGGTACTTGTGGTATCGCGATCCACGCCATCATAAAACCGTTTCTGCTGCCGAAGTGGTGTTTATTGAAGCCAATCAGGATGCCGAAACCGGCGCGCCAATGAGTATTCGCACCCTGCTTCGCCAGCGAACCATACAAGCGATGATGTTTGGTTTCTTCTGTGTCAATTTCGTCTCCTACTTCTTCTTTACCTGGTTCCCGACTTATCTGGTAGAAACTTTCCATCTTTCGCTGTTGAAATTTGGCCTGCTGGGTATGTTGCCAGGCATTGCCGCCATTATCGGTGGCTGGTTTGGCGGACTGTTATCGGATCACCTGGTCCGCCGCGGCGTTTCACTCACCGTTGCCCGTAAAATACCGCTGGTGTTTGGCATGTTGGGTAGTGCGGTTATTGGCCTTGCTGCCTTCTCGCCAACGGTAACTCTGGCACTGTCCGCTCTGTGTTTTGCCAACTTTGCCGCCACCTGTGCTTCCGCAGCGCTGTGGGCTTTGCCGTCGGATGTGGCACCTAACCGCGCCAACGTCGCCACTATTGGCGGCATCCAAAATATGGCTGCCAATATGGCCGGAATTATCTCGCCAATTCTGATTGGCGTGCTGATGCAGTTCACTCACTCATTTGTTATTCCGCTGGTGCTGGCAGGGGTTGTCGGACTGTTGGGCGCTATCGCCTATGGCTGGTGGTTACCCGAAGTGAAACCTATGCAACAACCTGCTTAA